From a single Vitis vinifera cultivar Pinot Noir 40024 chromosome 18, ASM3070453v1 genomic region:
- the LOC104882759 gene encoding protein NRT1/ PTR FAMILY 5.10-like: MDNCHISEASSLDDTVDGAVDDKGDPAKRSFSGAWKSAYFIIGMAVVERFVFKGIETNLINYLTGWLGESTVAAAANVNTWSGTSTLLPLLGASIADSYLGQYRTIVIASVTYILGLGLLTLSAVLTSGSSSNCKNRNKTTSCSHSELQVFFFFFSLYVVAIAQGGLKPCLQAFGAEQFDQRDQEECKAKSSFFNWWYFGLAGGAAVSYLIMSYIEENVSWILGFGILCLFMVLGLLLFLFGARTYRYSIKKDERSPFVRIGRVFVAAAKNWKTTPPVEATEEAAQENLPPHQGSNQFKFLNKALLLPGGSGEKGKACSLSDVEEAKAVLRLFPIWATCLGYGIVLAQPPTLFTKQGTTLDRSIGSGFHIPAASLQFFRALTVLIFIPIYDRIFVPIARSLTRKPSGITMLQRIGTGIFLIAITMVIAALVELKRLKTAEEYELVDMPKTTLPMKVWWLIPQFIFLGISDSFTSVGIQEFFCDQMPNELRSVGVSLQLSIVGLGSLLSTSLISVIGKITSGDGRDSWFSDNLNRAHLDYFYWLLAGLTAIGLAVYLFFAKSYIYNRSTT, translated from the exons ATGGATAACTGTCACATCTCGGAGGCTTCATCTTTGGACGACACTGTAGATGGTGCCGTCGACGACAAAGGCGACCCAGCCAAGAGATCCTTCTCAGGTGCCTGGAAATCTGCGTATTTCATCATAG GCATGGCAGTTGTGGAGAGGTTTGTTTTCAAAGGTATAGAAACCAACCTTATAAACTACCTCACCGGATGGCTAGGGGAGTCCACCGTCGCTGCAGCTGCCAACGTGAATACATGGTCCGGGACTTCGACTTTATTGCCTCTCTTAGGAGCTTCCATTGCAGACTCTTATCTTGGTCAATATCGCACCATTGTTATTGCTTCTGTTACCTACATCCTG GGACTAGGCTTATTGACTCTGTCTGCTGTGCTTACTTCTGGGAGCTCTTCCAACTgcaaaaacagaaacaaaacaACGTCCTGCTCTCATTCTGAGCTCCAagtattcttcttctttttctcattgTATGTAGTGGCAATTGCGCAAGGTGGGCTCAAGCCTTGCCTCCAAGCATTTGGAGCTGAGCAGTTCGACCAACGAGATCAAGAGGAATGCAAAGCCAAAAGCTCATTCTTCAACTGGTGGTATTTTGGTCTGGCTGGTGGTGCTGCAGTAAGTTACTTGATTATGAGCTACATTGAAGAGAACGTTAGTTGGATTCTTGGATTTGGAATCCTTTGCCTTTTCATGGTGTTGGGGCTGCTCCTTTTCTTGTTCGGGGCTAGGACTTATAGGTATAGTATCAAAAAGGATGAGAGAAGCCCATTTGTGAGAATTGGTCGGGTTTTTGTTGCAGCAGCCAAGAATTGGAAGACAACCCCTCCAGTGGAAGCTACAGAAGAGGCGGCTCAAGAAAACCTTCCCCCTCACCAAGGTTCAAACCAGTTCAA GTTTCTCAACAAGGCATTGCTTCTGCCAGGGGGGTCTGGGGAAAAAGGAAAGGCATGTAGCCTCAGTGATGTTGAAGAAGCAAAGGCAGTACTAAGGCTGTTTCCCATATGGGCCACATGTTTGGGGTATGGTATTGTGCTTGCACAGCCACCCACTTTGTTTACCAAGCAAGGAACTACACTAGATAGATCAATAGGTTCAGGCTTTCACATACCAGCAGCTTCACTTCAATTTTTTAGGGCCCTCACGGTTCTCATCTTCATTCCTATATACGACCGCATATTTGTCCCGATTGCTAGATCTTTAACCAGAAAACCATCTGGCATAACAATGCTTCAGAGAATCGGAACTGGGATATTTTTAATTGCCATTACCATGGTAATTGCAGCCCTAGTTGAGTTGAAACGTCTGAAAACTGCTGAAGAATATGAGCTGGTTGATATGCCAAAGACGACTCTTCCTATGAAGGTGTGGTGGTTGATTCcccaatttattttcttaggaATTTCTGACTCATTCACCAGTGTTGGTATTCAGGAGTTTTTCTGTGACCAGATGCCTAATGAATTGAGGAGTGTTGGCGTGTCCCTCCAACTAAGTATCGTTGGCTTAGGGAGCTTGCTGAGCACCTCTCTGATCTCTGTCATTGGGAAAATAACTAGTGGGGATGGACGAGATAGCTGG